In one Stenotrophomonas maltophilia genomic region, the following are encoded:
- a CDS encoding O-acetyl-ADP-ribose deacetylase, with protein sequence MKIEVWQGDITTLAVDAIVNAANESLLGGGGVDGAIHRAAGPGLLAECRQLPELRPGVRCPTGEVRATGAHALPARHVLHTVGPVWHDGLRDEPALLANCYWKSLQLAESLGVQSIAFPAISCGVYGYPLYQAAQIAVTETLAWQRSHAQPMRIVLVAFNTATAKAYQQALASAGQNADNEVRGTLLPPLGDTGFAAAH encoded by the coding sequence ATGAAGATCGAAGTGTGGCAGGGCGACATCACGACCCTGGCGGTGGATGCGATCGTCAACGCGGCCAATGAATCGCTGCTGGGCGGCGGCGGAGTGGACGGTGCGATCCACCGTGCCGCCGGCCCCGGCCTGCTGGCCGAATGCCGGCAACTGCCGGAACTGCGCCCAGGCGTGCGCTGCCCGACCGGTGAAGTGCGCGCCACCGGCGCCCATGCATTGCCGGCGCGGCACGTGCTGCACACGGTGGGCCCGGTCTGGCACGACGGCCTGCGCGATGAACCCGCGCTGCTGGCCAACTGCTACTGGAAATCGCTGCAGCTGGCCGAATCGCTCGGGGTGCAGTCGATCGCGTTCCCGGCCATCAGTTGTGGCGTGTACGGCTATCCGCTTTACCAGGCCGCGCAGATCGCCGTGACGGAAACCCTGGCGTGGCAACGCAGCCATGCACAGCCGATGCGGATCGTGCTGGTTGCTTTCAACACCGCCACGGCCAAGGCGTATCAGCAGGCCCTGGCCAGTGCCGGGCAGAACGCGGACAACGAAGTGCGCGGCACGCTGCTGCCGCCACTGGGTGATACCGGCTTCGCTGCCGCGCATTGA
- a CDS encoding ABC transporter substrate-binding protein, with protein MRLAAITLAVATVLAAGGCNRSGSNADVGKAPSLEFDKPVSGEITSRSGINFNDGSHHQLYQITLEDKQLVGMKLTGALSGSIAVFNNGSLVASSRTGYERSGDVSLAFRANGAGTYQVAVNADSPTAYGPYRLRVEKLVPYDGKPIAGSGEVVDMLVSGSQDYTLQVDKAGLYEVNLSSDAFDTVLKLKGGEIDAENDDGGDSTNSRLSLPLQPGKYTLGVRGLDDDASGTFKLTVARTELPGNIVERDGTQLPQSGSVFTMLDSEGRRRFLLTLERPGDVRLDAISGQVDTVLRVVGGDVELVDDDGGNGTNARLQESLPAGHYTVDVSSLSDEQGLVEVRVQIDGASAAGAAASAARAAADAAAVPDDAAVDAASR; from the coding sequence ATGCGTTTGGCAGCAATCACGCTGGCCGTTGCTACGGTCCTCGCCGCAGGCGGTTGCAACCGCTCCGGCAGCAATGCGGATGTGGGCAAGGCCCCGTCGCTCGAGTTCGACAAGCCCGTTTCCGGCGAGATCACCTCGCGCAGCGGCATCAATTTCAATGACGGCAGCCACCACCAGCTGTACCAGATCACGCTGGAGGACAAGCAGCTGGTGGGCATGAAGCTGACCGGTGCCCTCAGTGGCTCGATTGCCGTGTTCAACAATGGCAGCCTGGTCGCCAGCAGCCGCACCGGCTATGAGCGCAGCGGGGATGTATCGCTGGCGTTCCGCGCCAACGGTGCCGGCACCTACCAGGTGGCGGTCAACGCCGACAGCCCGACCGCCTACGGCCCTTACCGCCTGCGGGTAGAGAAGCTGGTGCCCTACGACGGCAAGCCCATCGCAGGCAGCGGCGAAGTCGTGGACATGCTGGTTTCCGGATCGCAGGACTACACCCTGCAGGTGGACAAGGCCGGCCTCTATGAGGTCAACCTGTCGTCCGATGCGTTCGATACCGTGCTGAAGCTGAAGGGCGGCGAGATCGACGCGGAGAACGACGATGGCGGTGACAGCACCAATTCGCGCCTGTCGCTGCCGTTGCAGCCCGGCAAGTACACACTGGGCGTGCGCGGGCTGGACGACGATGCGTCCGGCACCTTCAAGCTGACCGTTGCCCGCACCGAGCTGCCGGGCAACATCGTCGAGCGCGACGGTACCCAACTGCCGCAGTCGGGCAGCGTGTTCACCATGCTCGACAGCGAAGGTCGCCGTCGCTTCCTGCTGACACTGGAGCGTCCGGGCGACGTTCGCCTGGATGCGATCTCCGGTCAGGTGGACACCGTGCTGCGTGTGGTCGGCGGTGATGTCGAGCTGGTCGACGACGACGGCGGCAACGGCACCAACGCGCGTCTGCAGGAATCGTTGCCGGCCGGTCATTACACCGTCGATGTTTCCAGCCTCAGCGACGAGCAGGGCCTGGTCGAGGTGCGCGTGCAGATCGATGGCGCCAGCGCTGCCGGCGCCGCGGCGTCGGCGGCCCGCGCAGCGGCGGATGCGGCGGCCGTGCCGGATGACGCCGCGGTCGACGCGGCCAGCCGCTGA
- a CDS encoding LysR family transcriptional regulator — translation MTLTQLRYLVAIADAELNITLAASRVHATQPGLSKQLKQLEDELGFLLFVRKGRSLESVTPAGTEVISRARAVLAEANNIRTYAANQRRESQGQLILTTTHTQARFVLPPAVAAIKQAYPQVSVHLQQAAEADALDRLNQGDADIAIISTAGGEPGDGIAVPLFRWRRLVVVPKGHPLDRAGRAPDLAALARQPLISYESSTRPNSSLQRAFAANGLVPDLALTALDADLIKTYVRTGLGVGLLAEMAVSSLDEDLKAWPAPAPIAECIAWAVLPRDRVLRDYALELVHVLAPQIDPRDLRRVLDGNQVAAWPLPPTWESLTQTITV, via the coding sequence ATGACGCTGACCCAGCTGCGCTATCTGGTCGCCATCGCCGACGCCGAGCTGAACATCACGCTGGCTGCCTCGCGCGTGCACGCCACCCAACCCGGCCTGTCCAAGCAGCTCAAGCAGCTGGAGGACGAGCTGGGCTTCCTGTTGTTCGTACGCAAGGGTCGCAGCCTGGAGTCCGTTACCCCGGCCGGTACCGAGGTGATCTCCCGCGCGCGCGCCGTGCTGGCCGAGGCCAACAACATCCGCACCTACGCGGCCAACCAGCGCCGCGAAAGCCAGGGCCAGCTGATCCTGACCACCACCCATACCCAGGCGCGTTTCGTGCTGCCGCCGGCGGTGGCGGCGATCAAGCAGGCGTATCCGCAGGTCAGCGTGCACCTGCAGCAGGCCGCCGAAGCCGATGCGCTGGATCGGTTGAACCAGGGTGATGCGGACATCGCCATCATCAGTACGGCCGGTGGGGAGCCTGGCGATGGCATCGCCGTACCGTTGTTCCGCTGGCGGCGGCTGGTGGTGGTGCCCAAGGGCCATCCGCTGGATCGCGCGGGCCGCGCACCGGACCTGGCGGCGCTCGCCCGCCAGCCCCTGATCAGCTATGAATCGTCCACGCGCCCGAACTCGTCGCTGCAGCGTGCCTTTGCTGCCAACGGGCTGGTTCCGGATCTGGCGCTGACTGCGCTGGACGCCGATCTGATCAAGACCTATGTCCGTACCGGCCTGGGTGTGGGCCTGCTGGCCGAAATGGCGGTCAGTTCCCTCGACGAAGACCTCAAGGCATGGCCGGCACCCGCTCCGATCGCGGAGTGCATCGCCTGGGCGGTTCTGCCGCGTGACCGCGTGCTGCGCGATTACGCGCTGGAGCTGGTGCATGTGTTGGCGCCACAGATCGATCCGCGGGACCTGCGCCGGGTGCTGGACGGCAACCAGGTGGCCGCGTGGCCGCTGCCGCCGACCTGGGAATCGCTGACCCAGACCATCACGGTGTGA
- a CDS encoding phosphoglycerate kinase, translated as MSIVRMTDLDLSGKRVLIRQDLNVPIENGRITSEQRITASLPTLKRALEQGAAVMVTSHLGRPKEGVWSEADSLAPVAARLSELLGREVPLVRDWIDGVEVQPGQLVLLENCRMNVGEGKDDEALSKKYAALCDVFVMDAFGTAHRAQASTHGVIRFAPVAAGGPLLMAELDALAQALDAPAKPLLAIVAGSKVSTKLELLANLVGKVDQLIVGGGIANTFIAAAGYKVGKSLYEPDLLDTARKIVADAKARGAEIPLPVDVVTAKQFLPDAIAEVKAVDAVAEDDLILDIGPQTAAQYAQLIANAGTVVWNGPVGVFEFEAFSKGTEALARAIATSPAFSIAGGGDTLAAVDKFDIAKDVSYISTGGGAFLEFLEGKTLPAVAALAARGA; from the coding sequence ATGTCCATCGTCCGCATGACCGACCTCGACCTCTCCGGCAAGCGCGTGCTGATCCGCCAGGATCTGAACGTGCCGATCGAGAATGGCCGCATCACTTCCGAACAGCGCATCACCGCTTCGCTGCCGACGCTCAAGCGCGCACTGGAGCAGGGCGCGGCGGTGATGGTCACCTCGCACCTGGGCCGGCCGAAGGAAGGCGTGTGGAGCGAAGCCGATTCGCTGGCACCGGTTGCCGCACGCCTGTCCGAACTGCTGGGTCGCGAGGTGCCGCTGGTGCGCGACTGGATCGACGGCGTCGAGGTGCAGCCGGGCCAGCTGGTGCTGCTGGAAAACTGCCGGATGAACGTCGGCGAGGGCAAGGATGACGAAGCCCTGTCGAAGAAGTACGCCGCGCTGTGCGATGTGTTCGTGATGGATGCCTTCGGTACCGCGCACCGCGCGCAGGCGTCCACCCATGGCGTGATCCGTTTCGCCCCGGTCGCCGCGGGTGGCCCGCTGCTGATGGCCGAGCTGGATGCCCTGGCGCAGGCGCTGGACGCACCGGCCAAGCCGCTGCTGGCCATCGTGGCCGGCAGCAAGGTCAGCACCAAGCTGGAACTGCTGGCCAACCTGGTGGGCAAGGTCGACCAGCTGATCGTGGGGGGCGGCATCGCCAACACCTTCATCGCGGCTGCCGGCTACAAGGTCGGCAAGTCGCTGTACGAGCCGGACCTGCTGGACACCGCCCGGAAGATCGTTGCCGACGCCAAGGCGCGCGGGGCCGAGATTCCGCTTCCGGTGGACGTGGTCACGGCCAAGCAGTTCCTGCCCGACGCCATTGCCGAAGTGAAGGCCGTGGATGCGGTCGCCGAAGATGATCTGATCCTGGACATCGGTCCGCAGACCGCTGCCCAGTACGCGCAGCTGATTGCGAATGCCGGCACCGTGGTCTGGAACGGCCCTGTCGGCGTGTTCGAGTTTGAAGCCTTCAGCAAGGGAACCGAAGCGCTGGCGCGTGCCATCGCCACGTCCCCGGCATTCTCCATCGCCGGCGGTGGCGACACCCTGGCAGCGGTCGACAAGTTCGACATCGCCAAGGACGTGAGCTACATCTCCACCGGTGGCGGCGCGTTCCTGGAATTCCTGGAAGGCAAGACCCTGCCGGCCGTGGCCGCGCTCGCCGCGCGCGGCGCATGA
- a CDS encoding DUF3999 domain-containing protein has translation MRMWSRMVVPAMLGLFATMAVHASDYRTQYAEQWPLTLSSAQSGAYRVVLEPAIYRRAGAADLGDLQVFNAAGQALPSALLAPDAPLAQPPVQRELPWFALPPLADAQRNDLQLLTERDTDGRVRRVEARVGAGTVNGQGGWLIDASVLGQQPLAALVLDWADSGQPLQAQVQLDASDDLQHWRSISRDIPLVDLQRAGKRLLQRRLQVDGNARYLRVLPQGDARLPALHGVLAELPPAPATLPWEWLSLTPTAQGKGEYTFELDGRFPIARADVASTDNSLVQWTLFSRDDEGAEWQRRSAPWIAYQLQQGTQGPRQQSAAQVLGDVHRDRYWKLVASPAEIAGAPTLRLGYQPEVMVFLSQGAAPYALAVGSATARRAEAPIGVLIEELRQRNDPAWQPTLARLEGRPEPLAGDAALEPQRDWKAWLLWALLGVGVLVVGGLAVSLLRQKPSPSA, from the coding sequence ATGAGAATGTGGAGCAGGATGGTGGTGCCGGCGATGCTGGGCCTGTTCGCCACCATGGCCGTACACGCGTCCGACTACCGCACGCAGTACGCCGAGCAGTGGCCGCTGACGCTGTCCAGTGCGCAGTCCGGCGCCTATCGGGTGGTGCTGGAACCGGCGATCTACCGCCGTGCAGGCGCAGCAGACCTGGGTGACCTGCAGGTGTTCAACGCGGCCGGACAGGCCCTGCCGTCGGCATTGCTGGCACCCGACGCGCCGCTGGCACAGCCGCCGGTGCAGCGCGAGCTGCCCTGGTTCGCACTGCCGCCGCTGGCCGATGCGCAACGCAACGACCTGCAGTTGCTGACCGAGCGCGATACCGACGGCCGCGTGCGCCGGGTCGAAGCGCGTGTCGGTGCTGGCACGGTGAACGGACAGGGCGGCTGGCTGATCGATGCCAGCGTGCTCGGCCAGCAGCCGCTGGCGGCGCTGGTGCTGGATTGGGCCGACAGTGGCCAGCCGCTGCAGGCGCAGGTGCAGCTTGATGCCAGCGATGACCTGCAGCATTGGCGCTCCATCAGTCGGGACATTCCGCTGGTGGACCTGCAGCGCGCCGGCAAACGATTGCTGCAGCGACGCCTGCAGGTTGACGGCAATGCGCGCTATCTGCGCGTGCTGCCGCAGGGCGACGCGCGACTGCCTGCCCTGCATGGCGTGCTCGCCGAGCTTCCGCCGGCGCCGGCGACGTTGCCGTGGGAATGGCTGTCACTGACGCCGACAGCGCAGGGCAAGGGCGAATACACCTTCGAACTGGACGGCCGTTTCCCGATCGCGCGCGCCGATGTCGCCAGTACCGACAACAGCCTGGTGCAGTGGACGCTGTTCAGCCGCGACGATGAAGGCGCGGAGTGGCAACGACGCAGTGCACCGTGGATCGCCTATCAGCTGCAGCAGGGAACGCAGGGCCCGCGTCAGCAGTCGGCGGCGCAGGTGCTGGGCGATGTGCACCGCGACCGCTACTGGAAGCTGGTGGCAAGCCCGGCGGAGATCGCCGGCGCCCCCACCCTGCGCCTGGGCTACCAGCCGGAAGTGATGGTGTTCCTGAGCCAGGGCGCTGCGCCCTATGCACTGGCGGTGGGCAGCGCGACGGCGCGCCGCGCGGAGGCGCCGATCGGGGTGCTGATCGAGGAACTTCGCCAGCGCAACGATCCGGCCTGGCAGCCGACGCTGGCACGCCTGGAGGGCCGTCCCGAGCCGCTGGCCGGAGACGCAGCGCTGGAACCGCAGCGGGACTGGAAGGCCTGGCTGCTGTGGGCGCTGCTGGGCGTGGGGGTCCTGGTCGTGGGCGGTCTGGCGGTCAGCCTGCTCAGGCAGAAGCCTTCGCCTTCGGCGTAG
- the pyk gene encoding pyruvate kinase gives MFERQRRTKILATLGPATDPPGVLEDLFRAGVNVVRLNFSHGDPSGQAKRAADVRAAAQRVGVEVGILADLPGPKIRIERFAEGKIHLKAGDRFDLVASPNAPAGDATQVGVSYLGLPQDVGPGDVLLLDDGLMQLQVVEVQGERIISTVLNDGVLSDRKGLNKQGGGLSLGALTERDKELIGIVAKIGVDFIAVSFCRNAQDMNDARAIAESHGCYAALVSKIERTEAIENLEEIVEASDVVMVARGDLGVEIGDAELPGLQKKIIKASLAQNKVVITATQMLQSMVESPIPTRAEVLDVANSVIDGTDAVMLSAETAAGAYPVKAVEAMARICLGAERQFQTETDFNASPRNLERADQAIAMATMFLSQHVGVRAIVAMTESGGTARYLSRFRAKAPVFAVTRHDGARRQMALMRDVFPINFDSRGLTPREAARGSIRLLVESDLLQAGDRVVFTSGEHMETHGATNTLRLLEVGEDGRASGLGDL, from the coding sequence ATGTTCGAGCGTCAGCGTCGCACCAAGATCCTAGCCACCCTCGGTCCGGCCACCGATCCGCCGGGCGTGCTGGAGGATCTGTTCCGCGCCGGCGTCAACGTGGTGCGCCTGAACTTCAGCCACGGTGACCCGTCCGGCCAGGCCAAGCGTGCCGCCGACGTGCGCGCTGCCGCGCAGCGGGTGGGCGTGGAAGTGGGCATCCTGGCCGACCTGCCGGGCCCGAAGATCCGCATCGAGCGCTTTGCCGAAGGCAAGATCCATCTCAAGGCGGGCGATCGTTTCGATCTGGTCGCCTCGCCCAACGCACCGGCCGGCGATGCCACGCAGGTGGGTGTGAGCTACCTCGGCCTGCCGCAGGACGTCGGCCCCGGTGATGTCCTGCTCCTCGATGACGGCCTGATGCAGCTGCAGGTCGTCGAGGTGCAGGGTGAGCGGATCATCAGCACCGTGCTCAACGACGGGGTGCTGTCTGATCGCAAGGGCTTGAACAAGCAGGGCGGTGGCCTGTCGCTGGGCGCGTTGACCGAGCGCGACAAGGAGCTGATCGGGATCGTCGCCAAGATCGGTGTCGACTTCATCGCCGTTTCCTTCTGCCGCAATGCGCAGGACATGAACGATGCCCGCGCGATCGCCGAATCGCACGGCTGCTACGCCGCGCTGGTGTCCAAGATCGAGCGCACCGAAGCGATCGAGAACCTGGAGGAGATCGTCGAGGCCAGTGACGTGGTGATGGTGGCGCGCGGCGACCTCGGCGTGGAAATCGGCGATGCCGAACTGCCGGGCCTGCAGAAGAAGATCATCAAGGCTTCGCTGGCGCAGAACAAGGTGGTGATCACTGCCACCCAGATGCTGCAGTCGATGGTGGAAAGCCCGATCCCGACCCGCGCGGAAGTGCTGGACGTGGCCAACTCGGTGATCGACGGCACCGATGCGGTGATGCTGTCGGCCGAAACCGCTGCCGGTGCGTATCCGGTCAAGGCCGTGGAGGCGATGGCGCGCATCTGCCTGGGCGCCGAGCGCCAGTTCCAGACCGAGACCGACTTCAATGCGTCGCCGCGCAACCTGGAGCGCGCCGACCAGGCCATCGCGATGGCGACCATGTTCCTGTCCCAGCACGTGGGCGTGCGGGCCATCGTGGCCATGACCGAGTCCGGCGGTACCGCGCGCTACCTGTCGCGCTTCCGTGCCAAGGCACCGGTGTTCGCGGTGACCCGCCATGACGGCGCACGCCGGCAGATGGCGCTGATGCGCGATGTGTTTCCGATCAATTTCGACAGCCGTGGCCTGACCCCGCGCGAAGCCGCACGTGGCAGCATCCGCCTGCTGGTCGAATCGGATCTGCTGCAGGCCGGCGATCGGGTGGTGTTCACCAGCGGTGAGCACATGGAAACCCACGGTGCGACCAACACCCTGCGCCTGCTCGAGGTGGGCGAAGACGGTCGCGCCAGCGGTCTGGGCGATCTGTAA
- a CDS encoding HAD hydrolase-like protein — protein MNPDGTQAGSAHPAPEERATLFFDLDGTLIDSQVGITTCIAYALQKMEHPVPARETLLGWIGPSLRTTFAPLFIEPARVEQAVGYYRERFDAEGWREHTVYPQVEDALRTLHARGHRLAVVTAKNEPHARRILAHLPFGGLFEDIIGSTLDGSRSHKPELVGEALRRLQVSPTQCWMIGDRRMDIEGARHHGLRSIGVLWGFGGEAELTEAGAGQLAREPVQLTTLLA, from the coding sequence ATGAACCCGGACGGCACCCAGGCCGGTTCTGCCCACCCGGCACCGGAAGAACGCGCGACGCTCTTCTTCGACCTGGACGGTACGTTGATCGATTCGCAGGTGGGCATCACCACCTGCATCGCTTATGCGCTGCAGAAGATGGAGCATCCGGTGCCGGCGCGGGAAACGCTGCTGGGCTGGATCGGGCCTTCGCTGCGCACCACGTTCGCGCCGCTGTTCATCGAACCGGCGCGGGTGGAGCAGGCCGTCGGGTACTACCGCGAGCGCTTCGATGCCGAGGGCTGGCGCGAGCACACGGTGTACCCCCAGGTGGAGGACGCCCTGCGCACCTTGCATGCGCGTGGCCACCGCCTGGCGGTGGTCACCGCCAAGAACGAGCCGCACGCGCGCCGGATCCTGGCCCATCTGCCGTTCGGCGGATTGTTCGAGGACATCATCGGCTCGACCCTGGATGGTTCGCGCAGCCACAAGCCCGAGCTGGTCGGCGAAGCGCTGCGCCGGCTGCAGGTGTCGCCCACGCAGTGCTGGATGATCGGCGACCGTCGCATGGATATCGAGGGCGCGCGTCACCACGGCCTGCGAAGCATCGGCGTGCTGTGGGGGTTTGGTGGCGAAGCGGAACTCACTGAAGCCGGTGCGGGCCAGCTGGCACGCGAACCGGTCCAGCTGACGACACTGTTGGCCTGA
- a CDS encoding class I fructose-bisphosphate aldolase — translation MSIEQLAETAQAMVAPGKGIIAIDESTGTIAKRFAGVGIENTEENRRAYRELLLTTPKLNEHISGAILYDETIRQSTKDGVPFAKYMADHGMIPGIKVDKGAHPLAGCPGELVTEGLDGLRERLQEYYKLGARFAKWRAVINIGESIPSGTCIESNAHALARYAALCQECGLVPMVEPEVIMDGDHDIETCYEVTEATLRSLFDALYQQNVLLEGTILKASMVISGKDCEEQADVEEVAESTVMCLKSTVPAILPGVVFLSGGQSDEQSTAHLNAMNQLGNLPWPLSFSYGRAMQQAALKLWAKDMKGNYAAAQKTVFERAKENGLAALGKWNG, via the coding sequence ATGAGCATCGAACAGCTGGCTGAAACCGCCCAGGCCATGGTTGCCCCGGGCAAGGGCATCATCGCGATCGACGAATCCACCGGTACCATCGCCAAGCGCTTCGCCGGCGTGGGCATCGAGAACACCGAGGAGAACCGTCGCGCCTATCGCGAACTGCTGCTGACCACGCCGAAGCTCAACGAGCACATTTCCGGCGCCATCCTGTACGACGAAACCATCCGCCAGTCGACCAAGGACGGCGTGCCGTTCGCCAAGTACATGGCCGACCACGGCATGATTCCGGGCATCAAGGTGGACAAGGGTGCGCATCCGCTGGCCGGCTGCCCGGGCGAACTGGTCACCGAAGGCCTGGACGGCCTGCGTGAGCGCCTGCAGGAGTATTACAAGCTGGGTGCGCGCTTTGCCAAGTGGCGTGCGGTCATCAACATCGGCGAGAGCATTCCGTCGGGCACCTGCATCGAATCCAACGCCCATGCGCTGGCCCGCTACGCCGCGCTGTGCCAGGAATGCGGCCTGGTGCCGATGGTCGAGCCGGAAGTGATCATGGACGGCGACCACGACATCGAGACCTGCTACGAAGTCACCGAAGCCACCCTGCGTTCGCTGTTCGACGCCCTGTACCAGCAGAACGTGCTGCTGGAAGGCACCATCCTGAAGGCTTCGATGGTCATCTCGGGCAAGGACTGCGAAGAGCAGGCCGACGTCGAGGAAGTGGCCGAGTCCACCGTGATGTGCCTGAAGAGCACCGTGCCGGCGATCCTGCCGGGCGTGGTGTTCCTGTCCGGCGGCCAGAGCGATGAACAGTCCACCGCCCACCTCAATGCGATGAACCAGCTGGGCAACCTGCCGTGGCCGCTGAGCTTCTCCTACGGCCGTGCCATGCAGCAGGCGGCACTGAAGCTGTGGGCCAAGGACATGAAGGGCAACTACGCCGCCGCGCAGAAGACCGTGTTCGAGCGCGCCAAGGAAAACGGCCTGGCTGCACTGGGCAAGTGGAACGGTTGA
- the cysK gene encoding cysteine synthase A yields MALYDSILDTVGNTPIVKLQRLAPPQVSLYAKVESFNPGGSVKDRLALAIILDAEARGLLKPGDTIVEATSGNTGVALAMVAAARGYKFVATMVETFSVERRKLMRAYGAKVILTPAAERGSGMVRKARELAEQHGWFLASQFANPANPAYHRNTTAAEILRDFAGRRLDYFVSGWGTGGTLTGVGEVLKVARPQTRIIATEPAGAALLKGDDWKPHKIQGWTPDFVPDVLNRDVVDELLSVDDERAIATARRLAAEEGIFVGISAGATVASALDVASRAEPGSVILAMLPDTGERYFSTPLFADVNEGSDDDWLAGLP; encoded by the coding sequence ATGGCCCTGTACGACTCCATCCTCGACACCGTCGGCAACACCCCCATCGTCAAGCTGCAGCGCCTGGCGCCGCCGCAGGTCAGCCTCTACGCCAAGGTCGAGTCGTTCAATCCCGGCGGTTCGGTCAAGGACCGCCTGGCGCTGGCGATCATCCTCGACGCCGAGGCCCGTGGCCTGCTCAAGCCGGGTGACACCATCGTCGAAGCCACCTCGGGCAACACCGGCGTGGCGCTGGCGATGGTGGCCGCCGCCCGTGGCTACAAGTTCGTGGCGACCATGGTCGAGACGTTCTCGGTGGAACGCCGCAAGCTGATGCGTGCCTACGGCGCCAAGGTGATCCTGACCCCGGCGGCGGAACGTGGCAGCGGCATGGTGCGCAAGGCGCGCGAACTGGCCGAACAGCATGGCTGGTTCCTCGCCAGCCAGTTCGCCAATCCGGCCAACCCGGCCTACCACCGCAACACGACGGCGGCGGAGATCCTGCGCGACTTCGCCGGCAGGCGCCTGGACTATTTCGTCAGCGGCTGGGGAACCGGCGGAACCCTCACCGGTGTCGGCGAGGTGCTGAAGGTCGCACGGCCGCAGACCCGCATCATCGCCACCGAGCCAGCCGGCGCCGCGCTGCTCAAGGGCGATGACTGGAAGCCGCACAAGATCCAGGGCTGGACGCCGGACTTCGTGCCGGACGTGCTCAACCGCGACGTGGTGGACGAGCTGCTGAGCGTGGACGACGAACGCGCCATCGCCACCGCGCGCCGGCTGGCCGCCGAGGAAGGCATCTTCGTCGGCATCTCCGCCGGCGCCACGGTCGCCAGCGCGCTGGATGTGGCCAGCCGTGCCGAGCCGGGTTCGGTGATCCTGGCGATGCTTCCGGATACCGGCGAGCGCTACTTCTCCACGCCCCTGTTCGCCGACGTGAACGAAGGTTCCGACGACGACTGGCTGGCCGGCCTGCCGTGA